In Colletotrichum higginsianum IMI 349063 chromosome 3, whole genome shotgun sequence, a genomic segment contains:
- a CDS encoding Phosphatidate cytidylyltransferase — MMARTRRGVKFPHKTNGHGDGRRSSFSDVSEDGSPSKLKTGAALGNIAEPTKSPEEEKREAYEKKKANFLTRTFWTFVMFAGFFAALVMGHIYIICIMTAIQIISFKEVIAIASVPSRARQLRSAKSLNWYWLATTMYFLYGESVIYYFKHIVLVDKVLLPLATHHRFISFILYIFGFVFFVTSLQAGHYKFQFTQFAWTHMALYLIVVQAHFIMNNVFEGMIWFFLPAAMVITNDIWAYLCGITFGRTQLIALSPKKTVEGFVGAWVFTIIFGMLLTNVLMRSDFFLCPVNDLGANIFTGLECTRNPVFNPKTYSLPPLFFLPPNMHQTFSFTVAPMQLHTLVLATFASLIAPFGGFFASGLKRTFKIKDFGDSIPGHGGMTDRMDCQFIMGFFTYMYYHSFIALHKVNLGSVMEMAVTGLTVEEQLELVRGMGRYLSNQGVWGEEIIRCLDKAAQAKR; from the exons ATGATGGCACGCACGCGGAGGGGGGTTAAGTTTCCTCACAAGACCAACGGCCATGGTGACGGCCGTCGCTCGAGCTTCAGCGACGTCAGCGAAGATGGTTCGCCCTCCAAGCTCAAGACAGGCGCTGCCCTGGGCAACATCGCCGAA CCTACCAAATcccccgaggaggagaagcgcgaAGCCtacgagaagaagaaggcaaaCTTCCTGACCCGTACCTTTTGGACATTTGTCATGTTCGCtggcttcttcgccgccctcgtcatGGGCCACATCTACATCATTTGCATCATGACCGCCATCCAGATCATTTCCTTCAAGGAGGTCATTGCCATCGCCAGCGTGCCCAGCCGCGCCCGCCAGCTGCGCTCCGCCAAGAGCCTTAACTGGTACTGGCTGGCCACCACCATGTACTTCCTCTACGGCGAGAGCGTCATCTACTACTTCAAGCACATCGTCCTGGTCGACAAGGTCTTGCTGCCTCTGGCAACCCACCACCGCTTCATCAGCTTCATCCTGTACATCTTTG GTTTTGTCTTCTTTGTTACCTCGCTTCAGGCCGGCCACTACAAGTTCCAGTTCACCCAGTTCGCCTGGACACACATGGCCCTGTACCTTATCGTCGTCCAAGCCCACTTCATCATGAACAACGTCTTCGAGGGCATGATTTGGTTCTTCCTTCCGGCCGCTATGGTCATCACCAACGACATCTGGGCCTACCTCTGCGGAATCACGTTCGGCCGCACTCAGCTGATCGCCCTCTCTCCCAAGAAGACGGTCGAGGGATTCGTCGGCGCGTGGGTCTTTACCATCATCTTCGGCATGCTCCTGACCAACGTCTTGATGCGCTCTGATTTCTTCCTCTGCCCTGTTAAT GACTTGGGCGCAAACATTTTCACCGGTCTCGAGTGCACGCGCAACCCCGTTTTCAACCCCAAGACATACAGCCTGCCGCCTCTGTTCTTTCTGCCGCCCAACATGCACCAGACCTTCTCCTTCACCGTGGCCCCGATGCAGCTCCACACACTGGTTCTCGCAACCTTTGCCTCTTTGATCGCTCCCTTCGGCGGATTCTTCGCCTCAGGCCTCAAGCGCACTTTCAAGATCAAGGACTTTGGCGACTCGATtcccggccacggcggcatGACAGACCGCATGGACTGCCAGTTCATCATGGGTTTCTTCACCTACATGTACTACCACTCTTTCATCGCCCTCCACAAGGTTAATCTCGGCAGTGTCATGGAGATGGCCGTCACTGGGTTGACCGTGgaggagcagctcgagctGGTGAGGGGTATGGGCCGTTATCTCAGCAACCAAGGAGTCTGGGGAGAGGAG ATCATCCGGTGCCTGGACAAGGCTGCGCAAGCCAAGAGGTGA
- a CDS encoding Class II Aldolase and Adducin domain-containing protein produces MAPSAVANDAESPVAEARGAAVVPKEASHTKHGHELVNKTPLQAMSHGDVVLAGIPEFPDFASKRQWQLEHMAAAFRHWAREGYVDGMSGHISVRDPEYHDAFWTNPLGRHFGLLKASDMILVNLDGAVVGGNRSKPPNTAGFLIHAAVHKARPDVHAVCHSHSLHGKAWSVFGRRLEMLTQDACKFRGDAHSVYNSYGGVVLGPEEGEAIAKALGPRGKGCILRNHGLLTVGQTVDEAAFLYTSMERSCRVQLLAEAAAANGLEKVLITDEEAQFNFDVESDPEICYCEFQVYYDLEDELTNGAFKK; encoded by the coding sequence ATGGCCCCGTCCGCCGTTGCCAACGACGCCGAGTCCCCAGTCGCAGAGGCCCgcggtgccgccgtcgtgccCAAGGAGGCATCGCACACCAAGCACGGCCATGAGCTCGTCAATAAGACGCCCCTGCAGGCCATGTCCCACGGCGACGTCGTGCTCGCCGGCATCCCCGAGTTTCCCGACTTCGCGTCCAAGCGTCAGTGGCAGCTCGAGCACATGGCCGCCGCGTTCCGCCACTGGGCCCGCGAGGGCTACGTCGACGGCATGAGCGGCCACATCTCGGTCCGGGACCCCGAGTACCACGACGCCTTCTGGACGAACCCGCTCGGCCGCCATTTTGGACTGCTCAAGGCCAGCGACATGatcctcgtcaacctcgacggcgccgtcgtcggcggcaaccgCTCCAAGCCGCCCAACACGGCCGGCTTCCTCATtcacgccgccgtccacaAGGCCCGCCCGGACGTCCATGCCGTCTGCCACAGCCACAGCCTGCACGGCAAGGCCTGGTCCGTcttcggccgccgcctcgagatGCTCACCCAGGACGCCTGCAAGTTTCGCGGCGACGCCCACAGCGTCTACAACAGctacggcggcgtcgtcctcggccccgaagagggcgaggctATCGCCAAGGCGCTCGGTCCCAGGGGCAAGGGCTGCATCTTGCGGAACCACGGCCTGTTGACCGTCGGCCAGaccgtcgacgaggctgcCTTTCTCTACACCTCCATGGAGCGCAGCTGCCGCGTCCagctgctggccgaggcggccgccgccaacgggCTGGAAAAGGTCCTGATTACGGATGAGGAGGCGCAGTTCAACTTTGACGTCGAGAGCGACCCGGAAATCTGCTACTGCGAGTTCCAGGTGTATTATGACTTGGAGGACGAGTTGACGAATGGTGCCTTTAAGAAGTAG
- a CDS encoding ABC-2 type transporter → MDEKPTPRDCDIPGGFPETPSFAPASGRPTPMSFSNDAQQNIANAPSHDLESAQRFQSHTSTNYFAANTSTVRDDASSSTVTLSGNGATAADSGQAFQRSNETSQKPVALADDSTPSSASSDVLSPTESTQFAPLKTNTSTTKRPNARSQSSNLTEDDIFRVLSRRRTNATNQSDVEQGEEQQEVERLMSRIFGRARQEQSEEEKTRHSGVIFRDLTVKGVGVGASLQPTVGDIFLGLPRKIKVLLSHGPKAAFAKPPVRDLISHFDGCVRPGELLLVLGRPGSGCSTFLKAFCNQRAGFEAIEGEVTYGGASSEEMSKKFRGEIIYNPEDDLHYPTLTVQRTLNFALQTRTPGKESRLDGESRKDYIEEFMRVATKLFWIEHTLGTKVGNEYVRGVSGGERKRVSIAEAMITRASVQGWDNSSKGLDASTAVEYVRSIRAMTNMAETSTAVSLYQAGESLYDLVDKVLLIDSGKCLYYGRSEEAKQYFVDLGFDCPDRWTTADFLTSVTDKHERHIREGWEDRIPRTPEAFDAAYRNSDAYQRNLRDVQDFESQLAQQMEQRQQHESKKTETKNYEIPFHKQVMYCTQRQFMVMAGDRGSLFGKWGGLVFQGLIVGSLFYNLPNTAAGAFPRGGTLFFLLLFNALLALAEQTSAFESKPILLKHKSFSFYRPAAFAIAQTVVDVPLVFIQVFLFNVIIYWMANLARTASQFFIATLIIWLVTMVTYAFFRAISAWCKTLDDATRFTGLSVQIIVVYTGYLIPPGSMRPWFGWLRWINWLQYGFECLMSNEFYNRQLECGPPYLVPQGPNASPEYQGCALAGSPPGQTIVPGSSYIEASFSYSRSHLWRNFGFLWAFFITFVLLTALGMERMKPNTGGGAITVFKRGQVPQKLEENIATGGREKKGDEESGKPSNGTETATADMPTKEKSDQETMRQVARNEAVFTFRNVNYVIPYEKGERALLKDVDGYVRPGKLTALMGASGAGKTTLLNALAQRLNFGTITGEFLVDGRPLPKSFQRATGFAEQMDIHEPTATVREALQFSALLRQPREVPKKEKFDYCETIIDLLEMRDIAGATIGKVGEGLNAEQRKRLTIGVELASKPELLMFLDEPTSGLDSGAAFNIVRFLRKLADAGQAVLCTIHQPSAVLFEDFDELLLLKAGGRVAYHGPLGHDSQELIQYFESNGAHKCPPNSNPAEYMLEAIGAGDPNYKGKDWGDVWAQSEHKKTRSREIDDMLSSRRDVEPSKSLKDDREYAMPLATQTMAVVKRSFIAYWRTPNYIVGKFMLHILTGLFNTFTFYKIGYSSIDYQNRLFSIFMTLTISPPLIQQLQPVFLQSRQIFQSRENNAKIYSWFAWTTAAVLAEIPYAIVAGAVYFNCWWWGVFGWRLPSFNSGFAFLLVVLFELYYVSFGQGIAAFAPNELLASLLVPIFFLFVVSFCGVVVPPMQLNSFWRPWMYWLTPFHYLLEAFLGVAIHEQPVRCAPDEFARYQPPPNQSCEEYTQPYIQQAGGFVQTGDGGVCEFCQYAVGDEFGAGFSVYYSNIWRDFGIFCGFIVFNYLVVYLGTWLKFRGKNPFKKIMLTMKTKKGGSG, encoded by the exons ATGGACGAGAAACCCACTCCTCGGGACTGTGACATCCCCGGCGGCTTCCCCGAGACGCCCAGCTTCGCCCCGGCCAGCGGTCGTCCTACGCCCATGAGCTTTTCCAACGATGCCCAGCAGaacatcgccaacgcccCCAGCCATGACTTGGAGTCGGCGCAGAGATTCCAATCTCACACCTCCACGAACTACTTTGCAGCGAATACCTCGACTGTTCGTGACGATGCTTCGTCTTCCACCGTCACCCTCTCGGGCAATGGCGCCACGGCAGCGGACAGCGGCCAAGCCTTTCAAAGGTCGAACGAGACTTCACAGAAGCCAGTCGCTTTGGCTGATGAttcgacgccctcgtcggcttcttcggACGTCTTGTCTCCTACCGAAAGCACCCAATTTGCGCCCCTAAAGACCAACACGAGCACCACCAAACGACCCAATGCTCGCAGCCAAAGCAGCAACCTCACTGAGGATGATATCTTTCGGGTCTTGTCACGCCGCCGCACGAACGCAACAAATCAGTCCGACGTTGAACAGGGAGAGGAACAACAGGAGGTCGAGCGTCTCATGTCTCGGATTTTCGGCCGAGCACGCCAGGAACAGAGCGAGGAAGAAAAGACGAGACACAGCGGTGTTATCTTTCGCGATCTCACTGTCAAaggcgtgggcgtgggcgcCAGTCTGCAGCCCACGGTTGGCGACATCTTCCTCGGTCTGCCGCGCAAGATCAAGGTCCTTCTCTCCCACGGGCCGAAAGCTGCCTTTGCAAAGCCCCCGGTGCGCGATCTCATCAGTCACTTCGACGGCTGTGTTCGCCCGGGtgagcttctcctcgttcTTGGCCGCCCCGGTTCCGGTTGCAGCACGTTTCTCAAGGCTTTCTGCAACCAGCGAGCGGGATTTGAGGCCATCGAGGGAGAGGTCACCTACGGGGGTGCCTCTTCCGAGGAGATGAGCAAGAAGTTTCGCGGGGAGATCATTTACAACCCAGAGGACGACCTGCACTACCCAACGCTTACTGTCCAGAGAACCCTCAACTTCGCTCTTCAGACACGTACTCCCGGCAAGGAGTCGAGGCTCGACGGAGAAAGCAGGAAAGACTATATTGAAGAGTTCATGAGGGTCGCTACGAAGCTATTCTGGATCGAGCATACGCTTGGGACCAAGGTCGGTAACGAATACGTCCGAGGTGTTTCTGGCGGCGAGAGAAAGCGTGTCAGCATTGCCGAGGCCATGATCACCCGTGCCTCCGTTCAGGGGTGGGACAACTCCAGCAAAGGCCTCGACGCCAGCACTGCCGTGGAGTACGTCCGGTCGATCCGGGCCATGACCAACATGGCAgagacgtcgacggccgtgTCGCTGTATCAAGCCGGCGAGTCCTTgtacgacctcgtcgacaaggtgTTGCTGATTGACTCTGGCAAATGCCTTTACTACGGACGTTCTGAAGAGGCTAAGCAGTACTTTGTCGATCTTGGCTTCGACTGCCCGGACCGGTGGACAACCGCCGACTTCCTCACCTCGGTCACCGACAAGCATGAGCGCCACATCCGCGAGGGTTGGGAAGACCGCATACCCCGGACGCCCGAAGCATTCGACGCCGCGTACAGAAACAGTGACGCGTACCAGAGGAACCTGCGCGATGTCCAAGACTTTGAGTCTCAGCTTGCCCAACAGATGGAGCAGCGTCAGCAGCACGAATCCAAGAAGACCGAGACGAAGAACTACGAGATCCCGTTCCACAAGCAGGTCATGTACTGCACGCAACGCCAGTTCATGGTCATGGCAGGCGATCGAGGGTCTCTCTTTGGCAAATGGGGAGGCCTGGTCTTCCAGggcctcatcgtcggcaGCTTGTTCTACAACCTCcccaacaccgccgccggcgcgttTCCCCGCGGCGGCACTCtgttcttcctcctcttgtTCAACGCGCTTCTGGCCCTTGCCGAACAGACTTCGGCCTTTGAGTCGAAGCCCATCCTGCTCAAACACAAGTCCTTCTCCTTCTACCGGCCCGCCGCTTTCGCCATCGCCCAGACGGTCGTCGACGTGCCGTTGGTATTCATCCAGGTTTTCCTCTTCAACGTCATCATCTACTGGATGGCCAACTTGGCAAGGACAGCGTCGCAGTTCTTCATCGCCACGCTCATCATCTGGTTGGTCACCATGGTCACCTACGCATTCTTCcgcgccatctcggcctggTGCAAAACCCTGGACGATGCGACCAGGTTCACTGGGCTATCTGTGCAGATCATAGTGGTCTACACCGGATACCTGATTCCACCTGGCTCAATGCGCCCATGGTTCGGGTGGCTGCGATGGATCAACTGGCTTCAGTACGGCTTCGAGTGCCTGATGTCCAACGAGTTCTACAACCGTCAACTCGAATGCGGCCCGCCCTACTTGGTTCCCCAAGGACCCAACGCGTCACCAGAGTACCAGGGCTGCGCCCTCGCGGGAAGTCCGCCGGGTCAGACTATTGTGCCTGGTTCCAGCTACATCGAGGCTTCGTTCTCCTACAGTCGTTCCCATCTGTGGCGCAACTTCGGCTTCCTCTGGGCTTTCTTCATCACATTTGTCCTCCTGACTGCCTTGGGCATGGAGCGCATGAAGCCCAACACCGGAGGCGGTGCCATCACGGTCTTCAAGCGCGGACAGGTCCCCCAAAAGCTAGAAGAAAACATTGCcaccggcggccgagagaagaagggcgaTGAGGAGTCTGGCAAACCGAGCAACGGTACCGAAACCGCGACGGCCGACATGCCGACCAAGGAGAAGAGTGACCAGGAGACGATGAGGCAAGTGGCTCGAAACGAGGCTGTATTCACATTCCGCAACGTCAACTACGTCATTCCGTACGAGAAGGGCGAGCGCGCCTTGTTGAAGGACGTCGATGGCTATGTCCGCCCAGGCAAACTTACTGCCCTGATGGGTGCCTCTG GCGCCGGAAAGACAACCCTGCTTAATGCCCTGGCTCAACGTCTCAACTTTGGAACCATCACAGGCGAGTTCCTTGTCGACGGTCGACCCCTCCCCAAGTCCTTCCAGCGGGCAACCGGCTTCGCCGAGCAGATGGACATCCACGAGCCCACGGCAACAGTCCGGGAGGCCTTGCAGTTCTCCGCCCTCCTTCGTCAACCGCGCGAGGTACCCAAGAAGGAAAAGTTCGACTACTGCGAGACCATcatcgacctcctcgagaTGCGCGACATCGCCGGGGCCACGATCGGCAAAGTGGGCGAGGGCCTCAACGCAGAGCAGCGCAAGAGACTCACCATCGGGGTCGAACTGGCGTCGAAGCCCGAGCTGCTCATGTTCCTGGACGAGCCGACGTCGGGTCTTGAttccggcgccgccttcaacATTGTCCGCTTCCTCCGCAAGCTGGCAGacgccggccaggccgtgCTCTGCACCATCCACCAGCCGTCGGCGGTCCTGTTCGAGGACTTTGAcgagcttctgcttctcAAGGCAGGCGGCCGGGTTGCGTACCACGGGCCCCTGGGGCATGACAGCCAGGAGCTCATCCAATACTTCGAGTCGAACGGCGCCCACAAGTGCCCCCCCAACAGCAACCCGGCCGAGTACATGCTCGAAGCCATCGGCGCGGGCGACCCCAACTACAAGGGCAAGGACTGGGGCGATGTGTGGGCACAGTCCGAGCACAAGAAGACTCGGTCCCGCGAGATCGACGACATGCTGTCCAGCAGACGAGACGTCGAGCCCTCCAAGAGCCTCAAGGACGATCGCGAGTACGCCATGCCGCTGGCGACGCAGACCATGGCCGTCGTGAAGCGGTCTTTCATCGCGTACTGGCGCACGCCCAACTACATCGTCGGCAAGTTCATGCTGCACATCCTCACCGGCCTCTTCAACACCTTCACCTTTTACAAGATCGGCTACTCGTCCATCGACTACCAGAACCGgctcttctccatcttcatGACGCTCACCATCAGCCCGCCCCTCATCCAGCAGCTCCAGCCCGTGTTCCTGCAGTCGCGGCAGATCTTCCAGTCGCGCGAGAACAACGCCAAGATCTACAGCTGGTTCGcgtggacgacggccgccgtgctggccgAGATCCCCtacgccatcgtcgccggcgccgtctacTTCAactgctggtggtggggtgTCTTTGGGTGGCGCCTGCCCAGTTTCAACTCGGGCTTtgccttcctcctcgtcgtcctcttcgagCTGTATTACGTCAGCTTCGGCCAGGGCATCGCCGCCTTTGCCCCCAATGAGCTTCTCGCGTCTCTGCTGGttcccatcttcttccttttcgtCGTCAGTTTCTGCGGTGTTGTCGTGCCTCCAATGCAGCTCAACAGCTTCTGGAGACCGTGGATGTACTGGCTTACACCTTTTCACTACTTGCTCGAGGCTTTCCTCGGCGTTGCGATCCATGAACAGCCCGTTCGTTGCGCGCCGGACGAGTTCGCTAGGTACCAACCGCCTCCGAACCAGTCCTGCGAAGAGTACACGCAGCCCTACATTCAGCAAGCCGGAGGATTTGTGCAGACGGGAGACGGAGGTGTTTGCGAGTTCTGTCAGtatgccgtcggcgacgagttTGGTGCGGGATTCAGTGTGTACTACAGCAACATCTGGCGCGACTTTGGCATCTTTTGCGGGTTCATCGTGTTCAACTACCTCGTCGTTTATCTCGGGACCTGGCTCAAGTTCAGGGGTAAAAACCCCTTCAAGAAGATCATGCTGACaatgaagacgaagaagggcggTAGTGGATAA
- a CDS encoding NADH:flavin oxidoreductase/NADH oxidase codes for MAPTNISESKLFKPLKIGNAQLNHRIAMAPLTRYRNDTNHVAKPFVPRYYGERASTPGTLIISEATGTSMQETGVRQGPAFVTDEQVAAWRKVIAAVHDNKSVWFQQIWAQGRAADPEYQKERGYKFRSSSAVPMEPGAAVPEAMTEDEILGVIQDFVDTAKRVVDAGGDGVEIHGAHGYLLDQFLSDSVNQRTDRWGGSIENRSRLLLEVVKAVVEAIGAERVALRLSPYASFQGAESSDIHGQYSYIIKELKKMNAPFAYLSLVEARGDPAKLLSPDLDSGAEQTLDFILDIWDNLSPVIVAGNYSPETASRALEEHYAKWDVIVAFGRSFLANPDLVWRIKHGVPLTKYHRFSFYIKGSEIGYNDYTFSQEYIDARREWGVANLESNAK; via the coding sequence ATGGCTCCCACCAACATCTCGGAGAGCAAGTTGTTCAAGCCGCTCAAGATCGGCAATGCCCAGCTCAACCACCGCATAGCAATGGCGCCGTTGACGCGGTACCGCAACGACACGAACCACGTGGCCAAGCCTTTCGTCCCAAGATACTATGGCGAGCGCGCCTCCACTCCCGGCACCCTGATCATCTCCGAGGCTACCGGCACGTCAATGCAGGAGACTGGAGTGCGGCAAGGCCCGGCTTTCGTTACCGATGAGCAAGTTGCTGCTTGGCGAAAGGTCATCGCCGCGGTCCACGACAACAAGTCGGTGTGGTTCCAGCAGATCTGGGCACAGGGACGTGCCGCCGATCCCGAATACCAGAAGGAGCGCGGTTACAAGTTCCGGTCATCCAGCGCCGTCCCCATGGAGCCTGGCGCTGCTGTCCCCGAAGCAATGACAGAAGACGAGATTCTGGGTGTTATCCAGGACTTTGTAGACACGGCGAAGAGAgttgtcgacgccggcggcgacggagtCGAGATCCACGGGGCACATGGCTACCTTCTCGACCAGTTTCTGTCCGACTCAGTCAACCAACGAACCGACAGGTGGGGTGGTTCAATCGAGAATCGATCCCGActcctcctcgaggttgTCAAGGCAGTCGTTgaggccatcggcgctgaGAGGGTGGCACTCCGGCTATCCCCGTACGCCTCCTTCCAGGGTGCCGAGTCATCGGACATTCATGGCCAGTATTCCTACATCATCAAGGAACTCAAGAAGATGAACGCTCCCTTTGCGTACTTGTCGTTGGTCGAGGCCCGTGGCGACCCTGCAAAGCTATTGAGCCCCGACCTGGACTCGGGGGCTGAGCAAACGCTCGACTTCATCCTCGACATCTGGGACAACCTGTCGCCTGTGATTGTGGCCGGAAATTACAGCCCCGAGACTGCCTCTCGAGCACTGGAGGAGCACTACGCAAAGTGGGATGTCATTGTTGCTTTTGGAAGGAGCTTCCTCGCCAACCCTGACCTCGTATGGCGCATCAAGCACGGTGTGCCTCTTACGAAGTACCACCGGTTTTCGTTCTACATCAAGGGCTCTGAGATCGGCTACAACGACTACACTTTCAGCCAAGAATACATTGACGCGCGGAGAGAATGGGGAGTGGCAAACCTGGAATCGAATGCCAAATAA